From Aliarcobacter butzleri, the proteins below share one genomic window:
- the nrfH gene encoding cytochrome c nitrite reductase small subunit produces MKNKKIIIYGAILSATIAALLLVYTMYASSMLSYLSSDPKACINCHVMHSAYTTWDNSSHKNVAKCIDCHLPVGDEVAKYTAKAIDGWNHSVAFTLNTYKNNIRISDNAAERVQANCVRCHSGVSETVQKNASSYHNKGNFDKDRKCWECHKYVPHGKVRSLISTPYSLGIKEHLK; encoded by the coding sequence ATGAAAAACAAAAAGATAATTATCTATGGAGCAATTTTAAGTGCTACTATTGCTGCATTATTACTTGTTTACACAATGTATGCTTCTTCGATGTTGTCATATCTTTCTAGTGATCCTAAAGCCTGTATTAACTGCCATGTTATGCATTCAGCTTATACAACTTGGGATAATAGCTCACATAAAAATGTAGCAAAATGTATAGACTGTCACCTTCCAGTAGGAGATGAAGTCGCTAAGTATACTGCAAAAGCAATTGATGGTTGGAATCACTCAGTTGCTTTTACTTTAAATACTTATAAAAACAACATTAGAATAAGTGATAACGCCGCAGAACGTGTACAAGCAAACTGTGTAAGATGTCATAGCGGTGTGAGTGAAACTGTGCAAAAAAATGCAAGTTCTTATCACAACAAGGGAAATTTCGATAAAGATCGAAAATGTTGGGAATGTCACAAATATGTACCACATGGAAAAGTTAGAAGTTTAATTTCAACTCCATATAGTTTGGGAATAAAAGAACACTTAAAGTAA
- a CDS encoding metal/formaldehyde-sensitive transcriptional repressor: MAYCCDVERKKLQNRISRIHGQIHSLKNKFDDEKFKLEEDPYETIRQLTAIKGAVTGMITSYVEHFAKGHMIENIKNGTQADAEAQIDNLLEIIKVYGK; the protein is encoded by the coding sequence GTGGCATATTGTTGTGATGTAGAAAGAAAAAAATTACAAAATAGAATAAGCAGAATTCATGGACAAATACACTCTTTAAAAAATAAATTTGATGATGAAAAATTTAAATTAGAAGAGGATCCTTATGAAACTATTAGGCAATTAACGGCGATAAAAGGAGCCGTTACAGGGATGATTACTTCATATGTTGAACATTTTGCAAAAGGGCATATGATAGAAAATATTAAAAATGGAACTCAAGCAGATGCAGAAGCACAAATTGATAATTTGCTTGAAATTATAAAAGTATATGGAAAATAA
- the ccsA gene encoding cytochrome c biogenesis protein codes for MINFLKNIFSMQIMTIFLIFMALACAVATFVENDFGVLGAKSFVYGQTWFELIMLILTVGIAVNIIIFKMYKKNKFFTFLIHISIIFIFIGSAMTRYLGYEAVMTIPEGSMENKVYSTNEYIQIKILDKDGEKSYEKEVMITPLNQTKFEYETTINNKPLSIKYNNYVNNAIEKLVPNPNGKISMDILLSEAMGAKNILLQDKEKFDSNFLTFTLNNNIKNETKPTINFETINDEFYLTSNLQITLYSNDLENEKTINANTQTKIEKNKIYKIGQTQFKIFEALMNGKLEVVNSDKMFDKSEQVNAIIVDFKYDNKTSQIPLYKKADSSLGVTQTLFIEDKKIELQWGAKEIVLPFSILLNDFVLQRYPGSNSPSTYSSFVKIYDPIENNSFDYTIFMNNVLDYKGYRFFQSSYKMDETATILSVNKDPGKIPTYIGYFLLFLGLILTLFVKNSRFSKLVHKRYTLEDIKKSYYLKKSLCLVIFSFFIFLPQKSFTQDLELIYNIDKIHSQKFGSLLVQDYQGRIKPLNSLAIEILNKTTKKSLIGNLDENQFFISMMMYPEIWRTIPIYKVKDENIKKLLGLSIDKSYFSFDDVYDKYGGYKLADELEISNNKSASNRTIYDKELIKIDEALNISYSLFNGDFFKVFPLKDDLNNKWLNIIEANSYKNEQSLQINNLVKNYYFSLLDASKNNDWEKANNYLDEIKSYQYNLASNIIPNKIKIQAELLLNKFDIFERLMPFYLILGVILLFIVFINIINPSIKVEKITKLTFYLLIFGFIFHTFGLALRWYVAGHAPWTNGYESMIYISWAIAISGIIFSKQSHLALSCTAILSGITLFVAHLSWLEPQITTLAPVLKSYWLTIHVSVITASYGFLALSCLLGFFSLILYIFANAKNENERFFRILLSIKEASRINEISILIGIILLVIGNFLGGIWANESWGRYWAWDPKETWTLISIIIYIIIIHLKYIKDVINDYVLNLLSVISYFSIIMTYFGVNYFLSGKHSYVAGEPIVIPNFVYITIVIIALTIIISFKNRKVL; via the coding sequence ATGATTAATTTTTTAAAAAATATCTTTAGCATGCAAATTATGACTATATTTTTGATATTTATGGCTTTAGCTTGCGCAGTTGCAACATTTGTTGAAAATGATTTTGGAGTTCTTGGTGCAAAATCATTTGTATATGGACAAACTTGGTTTGAACTTATTATGCTAATTTTAACAGTTGGAATAGCAGTTAATATTATCATTTTTAAAATGTATAAAAAAAATAAATTTTTTACTTTTTTAATTCATATATCAATAATTTTTATTTTTATAGGTTCAGCAATGACTAGATATCTAGGTTATGAAGCTGTCATGACAATTCCTGAAGGAAGTATGGAAAATAAAGTTTATTCTACAAATGAATATATACAAATAAAAATTTTGGATAAAGATGGCGAAAAAAGTTATGAAAAAGAGGTTATGATAACTCCTTTAAATCAAACAAAATTTGAATATGAAACTACAATAAATAATAAACCTTTATCTATAAAATATAATAATTATGTAAATAATGCTATTGAAAAATTAGTTCCAAATCCTAATGGAAAAATTTCAATGGATATTTTGTTATCAGAAGCAATGGGAGCAAAAAATATTTTATTACAAGATAAAGAAAAATTTGATTCTAATTTTTTAACTTTTACACTTAATAACAACATAAAAAATGAAACTAAACCAACAATAAATTTTGAAACTATAAATGATGAATTTTATTTAACTTCAAATTTGCAAATAACTTTATATTCTAATGATTTAGAAAATGAAAAAACTATAAATGCAAATACACAAACAAAAATTGAAAAAAATAAAATTTATAAAATTGGACAAACTCAATTTAAAATTTTTGAAGCTTTAATGAATGGAAAACTTGAAGTTGTAAATAGTGATAAAATGTTCGATAAAAGCGAACAAGTTAATGCTATTATTGTTGATTTTAAATATGATAATAAAACTTCACAAATTCCTCTTTATAAAAAAGCTGATTCATCTTTAGGTGTTACTCAAACACTATTTATCGAAGATAAAAAAATTGAACTTCAATGGGGAGCAAAAGAGATAGTTTTACCTTTTTCAATTTTATTAAATGATTTTGTACTTCAAAGATACCCTGGTTCAAATTCACCTTCAACATATTCAAGTTTTGTAAAAATTTATGACCCAATAGAAAACAACTCTTTTGATTACACTATTTTTATGAATAATGTTTTAGACTATAAAGGATATAGATTTTTTCAATCTTCATACAAAATGGATGAAACTGCTACTATTTTATCAGTAAATAAAGACCCAGGGAAAATTCCAACTTATATTGGATATTTTCTACTTTTTTTAGGATTAATTCTGACTTTATTTGTAAAAAACAGTAGATTTTCAAAACTTGTACATAAAAGATATACTTTAGAAGATATTAAAAAATCATATTATTTAAAAAAGAGTTTGTGTTTAGTTATCTTTTCTTTTTTTATCTTTTTACCACAAAAAAGTTTTACTCAAGATTTAGAGCTAATTTATAATATAGACAAAATTCATAGTCAAAAATTCGGTTCACTTTTAGTTCAAGATTACCAAGGAAGAATAAAACCTCTTAACTCTTTGGCAATAGAAATATTAAATAAAACAACTAAAAAAAGTTTAATTGGAAATTTAGACGAAAACCAATTTTTTATTAGTATGATGATGTATCCTGAAATTTGGCGAACAATTCCTATTTATAAAGTTAAAGATGAAAATATTAAAAAACTTTTGGGGCTTTCTATAGATAAATCTTATTTCTCTTTTGATGATGTTTATGACAAATATGGTGGTTATAAATTAGCAGATGAACTTGAAATCAGCAATAATAAAAGTGCTTCAAATAGAACAATTTATGATAAAGAACTAATAAAAATAGATGAAGCTTTAAATATATCTTATTCACTATTTAATGGTGATTTTTTCAAAGTTTTTCCTCTAAAAGATGATTTAAATAATAAATGGCTAAATATAATTGAGGCAAATTCTTATAAGAATGAACAATCTTTACAAATAAACAATTTAGTTAAAAACTACTATTTCTCACTATTGGATGCTTCAAAAAACAACGATTGGGAAAAAGCAAATAATTATCTTGATGAAATAAAATCTTATCAATATAATCTTGCTTCAAATATCATTCCAAATAAGATTAAGATTCAAGCAGAACTTCTTTTAAATAAATTTGATATTTTTGAAAGATTAATGCCTTTTTATCTAATTTTAGGAGTTATTCTTTTATTTATTGTTTTTATAAACATCATAAATCCGAGTATAAAAGTAGAAAAAATCACAAAATTAACTTTTTATCTTCTAATTTTTGGTTTCATTTTTCATACTTTTGGATTAGCTTTAAGATGGTATGTTGCAGGACATGCACCTTGGACAAATGGTTATGAATCTATGATTTATATCTCATGGGCTATTGCTATATCTGGAATAATTTTTTCAAAACAATCACATTTAGCTCTTAGTTGTACAGCCATTTTAAGTGGAATTACACTTTTTGTTGCCCATTTAAGTTGGTTAGAACCTCAAATTACAACTTTAGCACCTGTCTTAAAATCATATTGGTTAACTATTCATGTAAGTGTAATTACTGCAAGCTATGGATTTTTGGCGCTTAGTTGTCTTCTTGGATTTTTTTCTTTAATTTTATATATTTTTGCAAATGCAAAAAATGAAAATGAAAGATTTTTTAGAATATTACTTAGTATAAAAGAAGCTTCTCGAATAAATGAAATATCTATTCTAATAGGTATCATACTTTTAGTAATTGGTAATTTTTTAGGTGGAATTTGGGCAAATGAATCTTGGGGAAGATATTGGGCTTGGGATCCAAAAGAGACTTGGACACTTATTTCAATAATAATTTATATAATAATAATCCATTTAAAATATATAAAAGATGTTATCAATGATTATGTTTTAAATCTTTTATCTGTTATTAGCTATTTTAGTATCATTATGACCTATTTTGGAGTAAATTATTTTTTAAGTGGAAAACACTCTTATGTGGCAGGAGAGCCCATAGTAATACCAAATTTTGTTTATATCACAATTGTTATTATTGCTTTAACAATAATTATTTCATTTAAAAATAGAAAGGTTTTATAA
- a CDS encoding TonB-dependent receptor domain-containing protein translates to MKSNHNKIKKLSLTLLVPCISFAQTTVLDEIEIKEKKELKTNSMNIDLEKTEQEQANSFKEIFKNNSSIEIGGGAINVQRIYLRGIESSNLNISLDGAKQGKNMFQHRSNELGINPDLLKIVDIKTAPDATKNSALGGSIEMSTKDAQDFVKGNKNYGSIFKTGYNTNAKQKYGNATTYQVFNDYVGAYASVSGVNSDNYKDGNNNEEIATAYHDRDYLFKISMLNANDHDLRLTINHNENSGDTRWRGTEYRPLPSELEKIVSSTTNYALQHNYNPNNLINLDTDLNLTNITLEREDENQKYENQNIGLKVQNHFDFDISSSSNRVSLGAQLQKENGEGPLIPHNLDKNITQYSDLDSSTKSLFVQNRTQINSLGIDYGLRFDKYDFETGLGKASDDTFSPNMGVDYSITPNSLIYANYGKASRMSGLIPFTWALNTKKGSTYSKDLEAEKSTRYETGYKYEKRDTFLNDDYITFNVNIFKTTIKDLIVSKDTNCKNGICGSGEGGRTLQDIYNREDDFESKGFELKLSYNYDIFSTSLAYTQIDTNNVNSDTNGVANINEDQNIRRVGGYDSKKFIWNSGIEITKDLAIDYTLNAVASSDVLDSNNNEINRAGYTTHDINMKYKLNSDWTLFFAVNNLTDKQYAKATTISTKNQADVYRYEMGRDYRFSVKYEF, encoded by the coding sequence ATGAAATCTAATCATAATAAAATCAAAAAACTCTCTCTTACACTTCTTGTTCCATGCATTTCATTCGCACAAACAACAGTTCTTGATGAAATAGAAATAAAAGAAAAAAAAGAGTTAAAAACAAATTCTATGAATATTGATTTAGAAAAAACTGAACAAGAACAAGCAAACTCTTTTAAAGAAATTTTTAAAAATAATTCATCAATTGAAATTGGTGGAGGTGCTATAAATGTGCAAAGAATATATTTAAGAGGAATTGAAAGTTCAAATTTGAATATTTCTTTAGATGGAGCCAAACAAGGTAAAAATATGTTTCAACATAGAAGTAATGAACTAGGAATTAATCCTGATTTACTAAAAATTGTTGATATAAAAACAGCACCTGATGCAACTAAAAATTCTGCTTTGGGTGGAAGTATAGAAATGAGTACAAAAGATGCCCAAGATTTTGTAAAAGGAAATAAAAATTATGGCTCTATTTTTAAAACAGGCTACAATACAAATGCCAAACAAAAATATGGAAATGCAACAACTTATCAAGTTTTTAATGATTATGTAGGAGCTTATGCAAGTGTAAGTGGAGTAAATAGCGATAATTATAAAGATGGAAATAATAATGAAGAGATAGCAACAGCTTATCATGATAGAGATTATTTATTTAAAATAAGTATGCTAAATGCAAATGATCACGATTTAAGATTAACTATAAATCATAATGAAAACAGTGGTGATACAAGATGGAGAGGAACAGAATATAGACCACTGCCATCAGAGCTTGAAAAGATTGTTTCTTCTACTACAAACTATGCTTTACAACATAACTATAATCCTAATAATTTAATAAATTTAGATACAGATTTAAATTTAACAAATATAACTTTAGAAAGAGAAGATGAAAATCAAAAATATGAAAATCAGAATATTGGATTAAAAGTACAAAATCATTTTGATTTTGATATTTCTTCAAGTTCAAATAGAGTATCACTAGGAGCTCAACTTCAAAAGGAAAATGGTGAAGGTCCACTTATTCCTCATAATTTAGATAAAAATATTACTCAATATTCAGATTTAGATTCATCAACAAAGTCATTATTTGTTCAAAATAGAACACAAATTAACTCTTTAGGTATAGATTATGGTTTAAGATTTGATAAATATGATTTTGAAACTGGTTTAGGAAAAGCAAGTGATGATACATTTTCTCCAAATATGGGAGTTGATTATTCAATAACTCCTAATTCTTTAATATACGCAAACTATGGAAAAGCAAGTAGAATGAGTGGTCTTATTCCTTTTACGTGGGCTTTAAATACTAAAAAAGGTTCTACTTATTCAAAAGATTTAGAAGCAGAAAAATCTACAAGATATGAAACAGGATATAAATATGAAAAAAGAGATACTTTTTTAAATGATGATTATATAACTTTCAATGTGAATATTTTTAAAACAACCATAAAAGATTTGATAGTATCAAAAGATACTAATTGTAAAAATGGTATTTGCGGAAGTGGAGAAGGAGGAAGAACTTTACAAGATATTTATAATCGTGAAGATGACTTTGAATCAAAAGGTTTTGAATTAAAACTTTCTTATAACTACGATATTTTTTCAACAAGTTTGGCTTATACTCAAATTGATACAAATAATGTAAATAGCGATACAAATGGTGTTGCTAATATAAATGAAGATCAAAATATAAGAAGAGTTGGTGGATATGATAGCAAAAAATTTATTTGGAATAGTGGTATTGAAATTACAAAAGATTTAGCTATTGATTATACTTTAAACGCAGTTGCAAGTTCTGATGTTTTAGATAGTAATAACAATGAAATAAATAGAGCAGGATATACAACTCACGATATAAATATGAAATATAAACTAAATTCAGATTGGACTTTATTTTTTGCAGTTAATAACTTGACAGATAAACAATATGCAAAAGCCACAACAATATCTACAAAAAATCAAGCAGATGTTTATAGATATGAAATGGGAAGAGATTATAGATTTTCTGTAAAATATGAGTTTTAA
- the nrfA gene encoding ammonia-forming cytochrome c nitrite reductase — translation MKKYKFLFAISIIAIGLMTVLLASINEKKEEKENLLSVPKIEKWETKNEEFRKFYPREFDSWKQTKNSDQIDDMLKLHPEMVVLWAGYAFSKDYNAPRGHFYAIDDVSNSLRTGAPTDKESGPLPSACWTCKSPDVPRIMHEQGNNEYFTGKWAKYGADIVNPIGCVDCHNPETMELQVGRSYLNDALKAEGKSPTLATATQQDMRTLVCAQCHVEYYFKKTPLENGKTAMAVTLPWANGTTVEDMEKYYDTIEFSDWVHQVSKTPMIKAQHPEYETWKTGAHGRNNVSCADCHMPYTQEGGIKYTDHKIGNPLENMDKTCMNCHRVSEKSLLANIQDKKARKDDLNQKAMEQIVAAHLEAGKAWEVGATPEEMKDILTDIRHAQWRWDFAAASHSAFFHAPEETLKTLGTAIEKAGNARIKLAKVLAKHGVTDYKAPTITDKKQAQELIGLPMGKLIEEKKQFTNGLLKDWKNEAEQKGLYNPKSREGVETKTSY, via the coding sequence ATGAAAAAGTATAAATTTTTATTTGCAATTTCTATAATTGCGATAGGATTAATGACGGTATTATTGGCTTCAATAAATGAGAAAAAAGAAGAAAAAGAGAATCTATTATCTGTTCCAAAAATTGAAAAATGGGAAACAAAAAATGAAGAGTTTAGAAAATTCTATCCAAGAGAATTTGATTCATGGAAACAAACAAAAAACTCAGATCAAATAGATGATATGTTAAAACTACATCCAGAAATGGTTGTTTTATGGGCAGGTTATGCGTTTTCAAAAGATTATAATGCACCAAGAGGTCACTTTTATGCGATTGATGATGTAAGTAATTCTTTAAGAACAGGTGCACCAACAGATAAAGAAAGTGGTCCTCTACCAAGTGCTTGTTGGACATGTAAATCGCCTGATGTTCCAAGAATTATGCACGAACAAGGGAACAATGAATATTTCACAGGGAAATGGGCAAAATATGGTGCTGACATAGTAAATCCTATAGGTTGTGTAGATTGTCACAATCCAGAAACAATGGAACTTCAAGTTGGAAGAAGTTATTTAAATGATGCTTTAAAAGCTGAAGGTAAAAGCCCTACTTTAGCAACAGCAACTCAACAAGATATGAGAACATTAGTTTGTGCACAATGTCACGTTGAATACTATTTCAAAAAAACTCCTTTAGAAAATGGTAAAACAGCTATGGCAGTAACTTTACCTTGGGCAAATGGAACTACAGTTGAAGATATGGAAAAATATTATGACACAATTGAATTTAGTGATTGGGTACATCAAGTTTCTAAAACTCCAATGATAAAAGCGCAACACCCAGAATATGAAACTTGGAAAACAGGAGCTCATGGAAGAAATAATGTTTCTTGTGCAGATTGTCACATGCCATATACTCAAGAAGGTGGTATAAAATATACAGACCATAAAATTGGTAATCCTTTAGAAAATATGGATAAAACTTGTATGAATTGTCACAGAGTTAGTGAAAAATCTCTATTAGCAAATATTCAAGATAAAAAAGCAAGAAAAGATGATCTTAACCAAAAAGCAATGGAACAAATTGTAGCTGCTCACTTAGAAGCTGGAAAAGCTTGGGAAGTTGGAGCAACACCAGAAGAGATGAAAGATATTTTAACTGATATTAGACATGCTCAATGGAGATGGGATTTTGCAGCAGCTTCACACTCAGCATTTTTCCATGCACCAGAAGAGACTTTAAAAACTTTAGGAACAGCTATTGAAAAAGCAGGAAATGCAAGAATCAAATTAGCTAAAGTTTTAGCAAAACATGGTGTAACAGATTATAAAGCACCTACAATTACTGATAAAAAACAAGCTCAAGAATTGATTGGTTTACCAATGGGAAAACTAATTGAAGAGAAAAAACAGTTCACAAACGGTTTACTAAAAGATTGGAAAAATGAAGCAGAACAAAAAGGGCTTTACAATCCAAAAAGTAGAGAAGGCGTAGAAACTAAAACTTCATATTAA
- a CDS encoding cation diffusion facilitator family transporter — protein MANCGFGLNEHKPFLNKESEHHHHHDNKHKLSNKNLEQNIEQKFVFSAKQENHIHSHEHGCGHDHGVAGHTHDHRGTDKRVLKWALGITMITMFLEFFYGFLSNSLALISDAIHMFTHSFALIVSLFAIIIASKTAPISKTFGYYRAEVLAAFINGITIVLSIIWIIYEAIERFLNPQIIDIKTAMIVAIIGLIVNIITGVILMQGDKDNINLKSAFIHMLTDALSSVAIIIGYIVIYFTSWYFIDIILAVIVALVIAKWAIDILKSSTNTLLESSPVDVKEVQEYIEKNEKVLELHDVHIWEITQDMYNMTAHVKIDKKYLDDYEEILHKINHNLKEKFKIVHTTFQFEW, from the coding sequence ATGGCAAATTGTGGATTTGGATTAAATGAACATAAACCTTTTTTAAATAAAGAATCAGAACATCACCACCATCATGATAATAAACATAAATTATCAAATAAGAATTTAGAACAAAATATTGAACAAAAATTTGTATTTAGTGCAAAACAAGAAAATCATATACATTCTCATGAACATGGTTGTGGACACGATCATGGAGTAGCAGGACATACTCACGATCATAGAGGAACTGATAAAAGAGTTTTAAAATGGGCTCTTGGAATAACAATGATAACAATGTTTTTGGAGTTTTTTTATGGATTTTTATCAAACTCGTTAGCCTTGATTTCTGATGCAATTCATATGTTTACTCACTCTTTTGCTTTGATTGTTTCACTATTTGCAATAATAATTGCAAGTAAAACAGCACCAATTTCTAAAACATTTGGTTATTATAGAGCTGAGGTATTAGCTGCATTTATAAATGGAATTACTATCGTATTATCAATTATTTGGATTATTTATGAAGCTATTGAAAGATTTTTAAATCCACAAATTATTGATATAAAAACAGCAATGATAGTTGCAATTATTGGTCTTATTGTAAATATTATTACTGGTGTTATTTTAATGCAAGGCGATAAAGATAATATAAATTTAAAATCAGCATTTATTCATATGCTAACAGATGCCTTATCTTCAGTTGCAATTATCATAGGTTATATAGTTATCTATTTTACTTCATGGTATTTTATAGATATTATTTTAGCTGTTATTGTAGCTCTTGTGATTGCAAAATGGGCAATTGATATTTTGAAAAGTTCAACAAATACTTTACTTGAAAGTTCTCCTGTTGATGTAAAAGAAGTTCAAGAGTATATTGAAAAAAATGAAAAAGTTTTAGAATTACATGATGTTCATATCTGGGAAATTACTCAAGATATGTATAATATGACAGCTCATGTGAAAATCGATAAAAAATATTTAGATGATTATGAAGAGATTTTACATAAAATAAATCACAATTTAAAAGAAAAATTTAAAATAGTTCACACAACTTTTCAGTTTGAGTGGTAG
- the serS gene encoding serine--tRNA ligase, whose product MIDIKLLQKDFDYVVKALQKKGVDNALLNNLKDLALKTKQKRQEMEDVTAEQNLLSKEFGRYKKENLDISELQEKINALKTKKQELEDEVRTLEDDLNSIILSVPNMPDENVPFGVDENENVILEVIGEKPTFNFTPKEHWDLSCDWLDFERGVKLAKSRFTAIKGDGARLERALINYMLDFNRQRGFNEWYVPFMANSNTLQGTGQLPKFADDLFKIEGEDLYLIPTAEVSLTNLYNDEIIDKSELPLLLTSYTPCFRKEAGSAGRDTRGLIRQHQFDKVEMVAITSQEQSDEIFEKMVNCASDLLSSLGLCHQKVQLCSGDLGFSAAVTIDLEVWLPGQNKFREISSISNTRDFQARRAKIRYKEDKKNILAHTLNGSSLAVGRTLLAIMENYQQADGSVKIPEVLKKYL is encoded by the coding sequence ATGATAGATATAAAATTACTTCAAAAAGATTTTGATTATGTAGTAAAAGCTTTACAAAAAAAAGGTGTTGATAACGCACTTTTAAATAATTTAAAAGATTTAGCTTTAAAAACAAAACAAAAAAGACAAGAAATGGAAGATGTTACAGCTGAACAAAATCTTCTATCAAAAGAGTTTGGAAGATATAAAAAAGAAAATCTTGATATAAGTGAACTTCAAGAAAAAATCAATGCTTTAAAAACAAAAAAGCAAGAGTTAGAAGATGAAGTTAGAACTTTAGAAGATGATCTTAATTCTATTATTTTAAGTGTTCCAAATATGCCTGATGAAAATGTTCCTTTTGGAGTTGATGAAAATGAAAATGTGATTTTGGAAGTTATTGGTGAAAAACCAACTTTTAATTTTACACCAAAAGAGCACTGGGATTTATCTTGTGATTGGTTAGATTTTGAAAGAGGTGTAAAACTAGCAAAATCAAGATTTACAGCAATTAAAGGTGATGGTGCTAGACTTGAGCGAGCTTTGATAAATTATATGCTTGATTTTAATAGACAAAGAGGATTTAATGAATGGTATGTTCCATTTATGGCAAACTCAAATACTCTTCAAGGAACTGGGCAACTTCCAAAATTTGCTGATGATTTATTTAAAATTGAAGGTGAAGATTTATATCTAATTCCAACTGCTGAAGTAAGTTTAACAAATCTTTATAATGATGAAATCATTGATAAAAGTGAGTTACCTCTTCTTCTTACATCATATACACCTTGTTTTAGAAAAGAAGCAGGAAGTGCAGGACGAGATACAAGAGGACTTATAAGACAACACCAATTTGATAAAGTTGAGATGGTTGCTATTACTTCACAAGAACAATCAGATGAAATTTTTGAAAAAATGGTAAATTGTGCAAGTGATTTATTAAGCTCTTTAGGACTTTGTCATCAAAAAGTGCAACTTTGTAGTGGAGATTTAGGATTTAGTGCTGCTGTTACTATTGACTTAGAAGTTTGGTTACCTGGACAAAATAAATTTAGAGAAATTTCAAGTATTTCAAATACAAGAGATTTTCAAGCTAGACGGGCGAAAATAAGATATAAAGAAGATAAAAAGAATATTTTAGCTCATACTTTAAATGGTTCAAGTTTAGCAGTTGGACGAACACTATTAGCTATTATGGAAAACTATCAACAAGCTGATGGAAGTGTAAAAATTCCAGAGGTACTTAAAAAATATTTATAA